A stretch of DNA from Sphingomonas sp. SORGH_AS_0879:
TCCTCCGCCAGTTCGGCGGGCGTGGGCGCGCGGGCATCCTGGCCCAGCACATGCTCGCGGATCGCGCCGAAGCCGACGAACGGCACCACGTTGGTGCCGATCCCGCTCGCCTCCAGCGCCTTCGAGTCCTTCGCCACCTCGAACGTGCCATAGCCATCGACACCGATCACCACGGTCGAGACGCCCTGCGCCAGCCAGGGGAGATTGAGCCGCGCCTTCGGATCGACCGAGCGGATATAGCTGTCCGGATGGGTATGCGCGTCGATCAGGCCCGGCGCGACGATCTTCCCCCGCGCGTCGACCACCGTGCCAGCCCGCGTGCCCCGCGTGCGCCCGACATAGACGATGCGATCGCCCGACAGTTCGACATCGCCGATGAAGGGCGGCGTCTCCGCTCCCGTATAAATGGTGCCGCCCCGGATCACGACATCGACGCGCGGTGCGGTCGACGCCGTGGCGGCGCACCAGACCAGGGCCATCAGGGTGAGGCGCTTCATGAAATGCTCCTTTCGGGTTGCAGGCGAGTGATGGTGGTCGCGACGGCATCGACCGCCGATCGGCTGAACGGCATGGGCTGCATCGTGCCGACGCTCCAGGCCCCGACCTGATCCTGCCGGTGCGGCGAGCGCGGATCGTTCGACTGACCCGGCAGGTTGAGCATCAGCGACCGGTCCCAGTCGCCGACGTCGATCACCTCCAGATAGCTCGCCCCGCCGCCGACCCGCCAGTCCGGCCCGTCGCCCAGCCAGCGCGCCATCACCGTAAAGCCGTCGCCGCCCGAGCCCCCTGCATCGATCGCGGGAAAGGCTGCCGCGATCGCCGGAATCCGCGCAAGCGGATGGGTGATGCGGACACGGTGCAGCGCTTCCCACCGCCAACCTGTCGGATCGGGCCCCAGCAGCCTGGCGGCTTCCGTCCAGCCCATGGCGAGCGACTGGTCGATCAGGTCGGGCCGATCGGCGGCGACGCGCAACAGCTCGGGGGGCTCGATCGCGGGGATCAGGTCGCGCGCGCTTTCCGGGACGAGCGCGGCGACCATCCGCGCGTTCAGCTCGCGCAACACCACCTCGTACAGTGCCGCCGCACCGCTCGCCCCGTCGATCCGCGCATCCCAGCGCGACAGCATCGCGACCGCCGCCCTGGCTTCGGGTGAGGGCTGGCGCGGCAGCATCGCCTGGAAACGCCGGGCGAGCGACGACAGCGTATCGTGCTGGAGCGCCACGCTGTCGGCCAGGCTGTGCCGCGTCTGTTTCGAGAGTGTCTCGGCGATGCGGTCATAGCGGGCGGGATCGCGGAACGAGAAGGCCGGGCTCCGTTCGACCGGCCAGCCGGGCGGCAGGTTGTTCTGGTTGGCGGAGGCGAACCAGCCCTTGGCGGGATCGAACTCGCCGGGCAAGGCGCGGAAATCACGCATACCCACCCAGTCATAGCGGCCATCGCCCGGCACCGGCAGCAGCCCCTTGCCGCGCTTGCGCTCCGGCCAGAAGCCGATGGCCTGCCACGCATGATGGCCGCGCACATCGGCATAATGGAAATTGGTGGGCGACGGGTGCAGCCTGAACGCCTCGCGCAACCCCGCCCAGTCCTGCGCGAGGTTGATCGCCACCATGGAGAACGCTCCCGATCCGCCCGGCTGCATCCCGACCGAGGCGATCGCGGTCGCGCGCGAACGGGCCGGATCGTGCGACACCACCGGCCCCTGCACAGAATAACGAAGCATGGCGCGATACGGCGGCGCATCCTTCACGGGAATGTCGACCACCTGCTGCTCGAACCGCTTCCAGCCGCCGTCATGGCGGTAGCGCTCCGGGTCGTCCGGATGGAGGTCCAGCACGAACAGGTCTTCCTGGTCGATGTGGAAATTGGTGCGGCCGAAGGCGAAGCGATCGGTATGCCCCTGCATGATACCCGCCAGCCCCGGTGCCCCGCCGCCGATCACGTCGAGGCCCGGCGCGGTGAGATGGGCGACATGACGCGGGCCGAACCCGCCAATGCCCAGATGCGGATCATTCGCCAGGATCGGACGCCCGGTCGCGGTGCGGCTGCCCGCCACCGTCCAGGCGTTCGACCCGGCATTGGCGGCGCTCAACATCTCGTCCCGGTCGCGGGTCCGCGTCCCCGGCCCGAACGGCAAGGGCCCCAACTGCAAAACGCCCATATCCGCCTCGCTGACCTGCGCCGGATTCAACCCCTCCGGCACGGTCATGGCGGTCGCAGGGCGCAAAGGTGCCACCAGCCGGTCGAGATCGAGCCGCCCCATCGCCGCCAGCATGGCACGGCGGATCTCGTCATCGACATTGCCGACCGAGCCGCTGCGCGCCAGCACCAGATCACGCAGTTCCCAACGCAGCGGCAGCACGCCCAGGATGCGATATTCCAGCGGCAGCAGGGTCGGATCGCGCTCGACCTCGGCGATCCGGGCATTGATCCCCGCGACATAGCCGCGCACGCAGTCCAGCACCGGCGACGGCACGTGCGCCAGTTCGGCCTCAAGGTCGCCGCGATAATGGAACAGCCGCGCCTTGGCGTCGTGCACCGCGAACGCCGCGCCGAACGCCTCGGCCATCCGCCCCATTTCCCGTCGATGGGCGAAGTCGATCTGGAACAGCCGGTCGCGCGCGACGACATAGCCCTGACCGAAAAAGGCGTCCGCCTTGGTCAGCGCGCGGATATGTGGGACACCCCAGCGATCATCGACGATCTCGATCGGCCGCGACAGTCCGGGAACCGTCGTATGGGTGGTCGGCGTGATCGCCTGGGCGATCCCCCGCCACGGCGCGAGCGCGCCCAACGCCGTGGCGCCGAGCAGGAATGTACGGCGAGAGACCATGGTTTCCCCTTCTCGAACCACCCCGTGGCGCGCCGCCGCAACGTCGTTGGCGTCCAAGACGACAGGGCGGCCGGTCCCGAAGCATAGGGCTGCGAGGCAGGCGTGCAATGCCACCATAATCCAATGCTATGGCCCACCCAACGATCGGTAGTCGGTCGACCCTTGACCCGGGTTACGTCTCGCCTGCACCATCCCGGATGCACGGATCAGCGATAAGACCATGACCGTCCGCAGGGAGATCACGCTCCGAAGATCGTGAATATGGGGGATTGCAGATGACCGACGGATCTTGGCTCCGGCTGATCAGGGCCGGTACGGGCCTGACAGCCTTGTCGATGGCGCTCGCCGCCCCCGCCTGGGCCCAGACGACGCCCGCCGCCGATATGACCCCGCCTCCACCGGCGACGGGTGGCACGGACATCGACCCGGACGACGTCACCGTCACCGGCACCCGGATCATCCGCAACGGATTCCAGTCGCCGACGCCGCTGACCGTGGCGACGCAGGAGGACATCCTCAACACCTCCCCGACCAACAACATCGCCGACTTCGTCAACCAGTTGCCCGCGCTGGCGGGGTCCACCCGCCCCTCCAATTCGCGCCTGGCGATCAGTTCCGGCCTGGCGGGCATCAACGCACTCAACCTGCGCGGGCTGGGCGAGATTCGCACGCTGGTGCTGCTCGACGGACGGCGGACGGTTTCGTCGAGCGTCACCGGGCTGGTCGACGTCAACACCTTTCCCCAGGCCCTGGTGAAGAGCGTCGAGATCGTCACCGGCGGCGCCTCCGCCGCCTATGGATCGGACGCGGTCGCCGGTGTCGTCAACTTCGTGCTCGACAAGAAATATCAGGGCATCAAGATCCTGGCCGACAACGGCATCACCGAACGGGGTGACGGGGCCAATTACTCGTTCAGCGCCGCCGTCGGCACCGCCTTTGGCAGCGACGATCGCGGGCACCTGCTGCTGAGCGGCGAATGGGCGCATCGCGACGGCATCTTCCGGGTCGATCGCGACTGGAACGCGCGCGGCGTCGTCCGCATCACCAATCCCAACTACACCAACACCAATGGCCAGCCGCAATATCTGATCCGCCAGCCGGTCGGCGTCGCCAACACCACGCCGGGCGGCATCATCCTCAATTCCAGCGGTGGCGTCGCGAACCGGCTTCGCGGCATCTATTTCGGGCAGGGTGGCGCGGCGAGCCAGTTCCAATATGGCGCGCTCAGCTTCCCCGCGCCGGGCGGATCGACCGCCCCCTCGCTGACCCAGGGCGGCGACTGGCGCGTCAATGACCAGGGCCGCAATATCGGCCTGGATGCGGACGACGACCGCCGGGGCGCGTTCGGCCGGTTGAGCTACGAGGTCGCGACCGGCGTGACGCTGTTCGCCGAGGCATCCTATAACTGGCAAAAGACGCTGTTCAACGCCGGGCCGCAATCGACGACCGGCATCACGCTGACGGCGGCCAACCCGTATCTCCAGGCCGCGCTCGCCAATGCGGTGTCCGCCGGGCTCATCACCCCGGCGGAGCGCTCCGCCGTCACCTCGGTCACGGTCGGCAGCACCGCCGTCGACCTGCCCTATCGAAAGAACAACAGCAGCCGCGACGTGCAACGCTATGCCATCGGCGGCGAGGGCGAGTTCCAGGCATTCGGTCGCAAGGCCTTCTGGAACGTCTATGGCCAATATGGCGAGACGAACGCGCATGAGCAACTGCGCGACATCATGAACACCGCCAACATGGCCAATGCGACCGATGCGGTCGCGGCGCCAGCCGGCAATGCGCTGGGGGTGGCGGCGGGCACGATCGTGTGCCGATCCTCGCTAACCGCGCCAACCAATGGCTGCGTGCCGCTCAACCGGCTGGGCATCGGCGTCGCCAATGCGGCCGCGATCGACTATGTGCTGGGCGATCCTTACCGCGACCAGAAACTGAAGCAGACGGTCGCTGGGGCCAATCTGTCGATGACCCCCTTCGCCACGTGGGCGGGTGACGTCAGCGTCGCGGTGGGCGGCGAATATCGCCGCGAGTCGGTGTCGGGCTTCGTGCCCAGCCAGTTCCAGACCGGCTGGTCGGTGGGCAATTTCCTGCCCACCTTCGGCAGCTATCACGTCAAGGAGGCCTATCTCGAAACGGCGGTTCCGCTGGGCCTGGGCCTCGAATTCAACGGGGCGGTTCGCGGGACCGATTATTCGACCTCGGGCTACGTCACGACATGGAAGGTCGGCGCGACGTGGCAGCCCATCCCCGACATCCGCTTCCGCGCCACACGCTCACGCGACATCCGCGCGCCCAATCTCAGCGAGCTGTACGCGTCCGGTACGTCGCGGACCAACACGCTGACCGATCCGGCGACCGGACGGACGACCGTCACCTTCCGCGAGATCACGACCGGCAACCCCAATCTGCGCCCCGAAAAGGCCGATTCGATCTCGATCGGCGTCGTGCTCCAGCCCCGCTTCCTGCCCGGCTTCTCGGCATCCGTCGACGGCTTCGACATCAAGCTGAAGGACGCGATCGGGCAGTTCTTCGCCCAGGACATCATCAATCGCTGCTATGAGGGGCGCAGGGACTTCTGCGCCGCCTATGGCCCCGATCCAACGGGCGATCGCGAGCTATTCTTCCGCGCCAGCCCGTTCAACTTCGCCCGCCAATGGGTGCGTGGCATCGACTTCGACGCCAGCTACCGGGTGCCGCTCAGCGAAATCTTCGATCGAGCCCCCGGAGCGGTGACGCTGCACGGCCTCGCGACGCGCTATATCCACAACATCACCGACAGCGGCGTGCCCAATGTGGTGCCGATCGACATCGTCGGCCAGTTGAGCGGCACCAGCCCGCCCGAATGGATCTATCGCTTCAACCTGGGCTATGAGAACGACCGCGTCTCGGTCACCGGCACGGCGCGCGGAGTGAGCAGCGGCACCTATGGCAACAATTACATCGTCTGCGACGGCAATTGCCCGACCGGACGCCCCGCCGCGACCGTGTCGCAGTTCCCGACGATCGACAACAACGCCATCTCGGGCGTGATGTATCTCGACCTGAACCTGACCGCCAAGATCGAAACCCGTGGCGGCGGGCGGGCCGAGGTTTTCCTGAACGTCACCAATTTGCTGGATCGCGATCCCATCCTGCTGCCGGAAACCGGGCTTGCGGCCAACAGCACCTATTCGGACCTGCTCGGCCGCGCCTTCCGGGTCGGCGTCCGGTTCCAGACACGCTGAACCGGCGCGGCGGCGATGAGATATACGCGCGATCATCGCCGCCGCCTCTCGGCACCGTTCCACAGTCCCACGCCGCCAGGGAGGTAAGCGGCGTGGCACGCGGCCCGGTGACCATCGCAGACGACGAATGGGGCGTGCCACATATTCGCGCATCCTCCATTCCCGATGCCTATTTCGGTCAAGGTTATGTCGTCGCCCGCGACCGGTTGTTCCAGATCGATCTCCAGATGCGGCGCGACCTCGGCCGGCTGGCGGAGGCTTTCGGTGCCCGGTTCGTACCCCATGACCATGCCGCGCGCCTGCTCCTCTATCGCGGCGACGTCGCCGCCGAACTGGCGGGGCTTCCCGCCGATGTGGTCGCCTGCGCCCGGGCCTATGTCGATGGGATCAACGCCCGCATCGCAGAGCTGGAGGCCGATCCCTCGCTCTTGCCCCCCGAATATGGCGTATTGAAGCTGCGACCGCTGCGCTGGGACATCGCCGATCTGGTCCGCATCCGCAGCGGCGACATGGGCGGCGTCACCGACGAAATCCGTCGAGCCCGGCTCGCGGCGCTCGGCCTGCTCGACCTCGACGCGCTGGTCGCGCCGCTGGCCGGGGACTGGACGCCGCAGCTACCTGAAGGACTTGATCCGGCCGCCATCTCGCAGGCCGATCTGGGTATCCTCGGCGAGACCGAGGGGCCCCTACCCTGGACCGATGCGTCGTTCGCAGGTTACGATCCGGTCGAGGACCGTCTCGACCGCGAAGCCCATGGCAGCAACGCCTGGACGATCTCCGCCGCACGCTCGGCCACCGGTCGCCCGATCCTGGCGAACGACCCGCATCTCGGCATCGGCGGCTTCTCGCCGCGCCACCTCGCTCATCTCACCGCGCCCGGCTTCGACGTGATCGGCGCCGGAAGCCCTGGCATGCCCGGCATCATGCAGGGCCATACCGACTATTATGCGTTCGGGCGGACCAACTCTCATATCGACCAGGAGGATCTCTACGTTCTGGAACTCGATCCGAACGATCCCGAAACCTATCGCCATCAGGGGCAATGGAAACGGTTCGCGCGGACGTCCGAGGCGATCCGCGTGAAGGACGCCGACGATGTGGCGGTGACGCTCCGCCATGCCGAACACGGCCCCGTGCTGCTGCACGATCCGTCCCGCCTGCGTGCCACGGCGCTGGCGTCGGTCTCGCTGCGTCCCGGCGCCAACATGACCTTCGCCATCATCGCGCTCAACCTGGCGCGGAACTGGGACGAACTCGCCAAGGCGGCGCGGCTGCACGTCGCACCGACCAATCTCCATTATGCCGATGTCGACGGCAATATCGGCTGGCGGCTGCTCGGCCATGTTCCGGTCCGCCCACGGCATGACGGGCTGTTGCCGGTGCCGGGCGACGGAGGCTATGACTGGCAGGGCATCGTTCCGACCGAGCAGATGCCGATGCTTCTCAATCCGGAGCAAGGATGGTTCGCCTCGGCCAACCAGTTCAACCTTCCGCCGCAATGGTCGTCGGCCAAGGGGATGACGAGCTTCACCTGGAACGCGCCCTATCGCTACGATCGGATCGCGCAGGCACTGGGCGAAGCAGGCAGCCATAGCTTGTCCGACAGCGTGGCATTGCAGCATGACGATCTGTCCCTCCCCGCGCTGGCGCTTCTGCCGCTGCTCCCGAAGGGGCTCAACGGCATGGCGGCAAAGGCGGCGGCCATGCTGCGCGACTGGGATGCCCGGCTGGGCGCGGACAGCGCACCCGCCGCGCTGTTCGAGATGCTGTGGATCGAACTCGGCAAGGCCTGCCTCGCCGCCATCGTGCCCGACACGGCGCGCGATCTGGTGACGTCGATCGATCCACGGCCGATGCTTGCGCTCCTCACTCGCCCCGACGAGCGGCTCGGTGCCGAGCCGGAGGCCGCACGCGATGCCCTTCTCGCAAGCGCGCTCGATCGGGCCTGGGAGGCCGCAGTGGAGACGTTCGGCGCCGATCCGGCCCTCTGGCGCTGGGGCGATGCTCACCGCGTCGTCCTTCGCCATCCCCTGTCGGGCTGGCCGGGGATCGACGGCGGGCTGCCCGCAATCGAGGGCGGGCGATCCGGGGGCGATGCCTTCACGGTGATGGCGCGCGGCTATGTCGCGGCCCGAGACTATCATGTCAGCCACGGCGCGAGCTTCCTGATGGTCTGCGATGTCGGCGATTGGGACAAAAGCGTGGTCCTCTTCCTGCCCGGCCAGTCGATCGACCCGCGCTCCCCGCATTATCGCGACGGCTATGCGACATGGCTGGCGGGGCAGGCCCGCCCCTTTCCCTTTGGCAGAGAGGCGGTCGACGCGCATATTCGCCACATGACCGAGCTTCACCCATGACGATCGACCGGCGGCGCTTCGTACAGGGGATGACCGTGGCGGCGATGTTCGC
This window harbors:
- a CDS encoding penicillin acylase family protein; protein product: MVSRRTFLLGATALGALAPWRGIAQAITPTTHTTVPGLSRPIEIVDDRWGVPHIRALTKADAFFGQGYVVARDRLFQIDFAHRREMGRMAEAFGAAFAVHDAKARLFHYRGDLEAELAHVPSPVLDCVRGYVAGINARIAEVERDPTLLPLEYRILGVLPLRWELRDLVLARSGSVGNVDDEIRRAMLAAMGRLDLDRLVAPLRPATAMTVPEGLNPAQVSEADMGVLQLGPLPFGPGTRTRDRDEMLSAANAGSNAWTVAGSRTATGRPILANDPHLGIGGFGPRHVAHLTAPGLDVIGGGAPGLAGIMQGHTDRFAFGRTNFHIDQEDLFVLDLHPDDPERYRHDGGWKRFEQQVVDIPVKDAPPYRAMLRYSVQGPVVSHDPARSRATAIASVGMQPGGSGAFSMVAINLAQDWAGLREAFRLHPSPTNFHYADVRGHHAWQAIGFWPERKRGKGLLPVPGDGRYDWVGMRDFRALPGEFDPAKGWFASANQNNLPPGWPVERSPAFSFRDPARYDRIAETLSKQTRHSLADSVALQHDTLSSLARRFQAMLPRQPSPEARAAVAMLSRWDARIDGASGAAALYEVVLRELNARMVAALVPESARDLIPAIEPPELLRVAADRPDLIDQSLAMGWTEAARLLGPDPTGWRWEALHRVRITHPLARIPAIAAAFPAIDAGGSGGDGFTVMARWLGDGPDWRVGGGASYLEVIDVGDWDRSLMLNLPGQSNDPRSPHRQDQVGAWSVGTMQPMPFSRSAVDAVATTITRLQPERSIS
- a CDS encoding TonB-dependent siderophore receptor translates to MTDGSWLRLIRAGTGLTALSMALAAPAWAQTTPAADMTPPPPATGGTDIDPDDVTVTGTRIIRNGFQSPTPLTVATQEDILNTSPTNNIADFVNQLPALAGSTRPSNSRLAISSGLAGINALNLRGLGEIRTLVLLDGRRTVSSSVTGLVDVNTFPQALVKSVEIVTGGASAAYGSDAVAGVVNFVLDKKYQGIKILADNGITERGDGANYSFSAAVGTAFGSDDRGHLLLSGEWAHRDGIFRVDRDWNARGVVRITNPNYTNTNGQPQYLIRQPVGVANTTPGGIILNSSGGVANRLRGIYFGQGGAASQFQYGALSFPAPGGSTAPSLTQGGDWRVNDQGRNIGLDADDDRRGAFGRLSYEVATGVTLFAEASYNWQKTLFNAGPQSTTGITLTAANPYLQAALANAVSAGLITPAERSAVTSVTVGSTAVDLPYRKNNSSRDVQRYAIGGEGEFQAFGRKAFWNVYGQYGETNAHEQLRDIMNTANMANATDAVAAPAGNALGVAAGTIVCRSSLTAPTNGCVPLNRLGIGVANAAAIDYVLGDPYRDQKLKQTVAGANLSMTPFATWAGDVSVAVGGEYRRESVSGFVPSQFQTGWSVGNFLPTFGSYHVKEAYLETAVPLGLGLEFNGAVRGTDYSTSGYVTTWKVGATWQPIPDIRFRATRSRDIRAPNLSELYASGTSRTNTLTDPATGRTTVTFREITTGNPNLRPEKADSISIGVVLQPRFLPGFSASVDGFDIKLKDAIGQFFAQDIINRCYEGRRDFCAAYGPDPTGDRELFFRASPFNFARQWVRGIDFDASYRVPLSEIFDRAPGAVTLHGLATRYIHNITDSGVPNVVPIDIVGQLSGTSPPEWIYRFNLGYENDRVSVTGTARGVSSGTYGNNYIVCDGNCPTGRPAATVSQFPTIDNNAISGVMYLDLNLTAKIETRGGGRAEVFLNVTNLLDRDPILLPETGLAANSTYSDLLGRAFRVGVRFQTR
- a CDS encoding penicillin acylase family protein; the encoded protein is MARGPVTIADDEWGVPHIRASSIPDAYFGQGYVVARDRLFQIDLQMRRDLGRLAEAFGARFVPHDHAARLLLYRGDVAAELAGLPADVVACARAYVDGINARIAELEADPSLLPPEYGVLKLRPLRWDIADLVRIRSGDMGGVTDEIRRARLAALGLLDLDALVAPLAGDWTPQLPEGLDPAAISQADLGILGETEGPLPWTDASFAGYDPVEDRLDREAHGSNAWTISAARSATGRPILANDPHLGIGGFSPRHLAHLTAPGFDVIGAGSPGMPGIMQGHTDYYAFGRTNSHIDQEDLYVLELDPNDPETYRHQGQWKRFARTSEAIRVKDADDVAVTLRHAEHGPVLLHDPSRLRATALASVSLRPGANMTFAIIALNLARNWDELAKAARLHVAPTNLHYADVDGNIGWRLLGHVPVRPRHDGLLPVPGDGGYDWQGIVPTEQMPMLLNPEQGWFASANQFNLPPQWSSAKGMTSFTWNAPYRYDRIAQALGEAGSHSLSDSVALQHDDLSLPALALLPLLPKGLNGMAAKAAAMLRDWDARLGADSAPAALFEMLWIELGKACLAAIVPDTARDLVTSIDPRPMLALLTRPDERLGAEPEAARDALLASALDRAWEAAVETFGADPALWRWGDAHRVVLRHPLSGWPGIDGGLPAIEGGRSGGDAFTVMARGYVAARDYHVSHGASFLMVCDVGDWDKSVVLFLPGQSIDPRSPHYRDGYATWLAGQARPFPFGREAVDAHIRHMTELHP